One region of Triticum aestivum cultivar Chinese Spring chromosome 6B, IWGSC CS RefSeq v2.1, whole genome shotgun sequence genomic DNA includes:
- the LOC123138062 gene encoding phosphatidylinositol/phosphatidylcholine transfer protein SFH13 isoform X2, whose protein sequence is MSESNIDGIEISVSNDERRDRADAENSEDEPKHRRMRSLRKKALHASTKLTHSLKKRGKRKVDCRVPRIPIEDVRDAGEEQAVSSFREVLFARNLLPERHDDYHMMLRFLKARKFDVEKAAQMWDEMLQWRNEFGTDTILEDFEFHELEEVLQYYPQGYHGVDKDGRPVYIELLGKVEPNKLVQTTTVERYIKYHVQEFERAFREKFPACSISAQKHIDTTTTILDVHGVGWKNFGKIARDLVRCMQKIDGDYYPETLHQMFIVNAGAGFKLIWSTIKGLLDPKTSSKIHVLGAKYQSRLLEAIDASQLPEFFGGLCTCSNQGGCLRSNKGPWSDPLIMKIVHSMESSALRDIVQVSDIEETITGSVRLRALKLPERISDTSNAESGSDVDDLGSPVAPEDVEYHSLAPVREEARESGSTTYGCSDDRPLSVDKAVESNKRSNVAGNVLRQYNTRQNSSMNRVSPEPGRAPNVREGDADDGILKLFSRKVLAVILKVLSLLRLFTRHQRQLENVHPHTAAVPSNQPNLQIVKEDRVNPCLERLERLESMCNQLSRKPPEIPQDKDRAIQDSFDRIKSIEFDLEKTKKVLHATVIKQMQMAETLESVTESGHRRRKFCT, encoded by the exons ATGTCAG AGAGCAATATCGACGGCATAGAGATATCTGTCAGTAATGACGAGAGGAGGGACAGAGCCGATGCCGAGAACTCAGAGGACGAGCCAAAGCACAGGAGGATGCGGTCGCTGAGGAAGAAGGCGCTGCACGCTTCAACCAAGCTGACACATTCGctgaagaagagggggaagaggaAAGTCGACTGCAGAGTGCCGAGAATACCGATAGAGGATGTCAGGGATGCGGGTGAAGAGCAGGCGGTCAGTTCGTTCCGTGAGGTTTTGTTTGCCAGGAACCTTTTGCCTGAAAGGCATGATGATTACCATATGATGCTTAG ATTTTTGAAAGCTAGAAAGTTTGATGTCGAAAAGGCAGCACAAATGTGGGATGAGATGCTCCAGTGGAGGAATGAATTTGGGACAGACACAATTTTGGAA GATTTTGAATTTCATGAGCTAGAGGAGGTACTGCAATATTATCCCCAGGGTTATCATGGGGTTGACAAGGATGGAAGGCCTGTCTATATCGAGTTGCTTGGAAAAGTTGAACCCAATAAACTTGTGCAAACCACAACAGTGGAACGATATATCAAGTACCATGTGCAAGAGTTTGAGAGAGCATTCCGTGAGAAGTTTCCTGCCTGCTCAATTTCTGCTCAAAAGCATATAGATACAACAACCACAATATTGGATGTCCATGGCGTG GGCTGGAAGAACTTTGGTAAGATTGCAAGGGATTTAGTGCGCTGTATGCAGAAAATAGATGGTGACTATTATCCCGAG ACACTACATCAAATGTTCATTGTAAATGCTGGAGCTGGTTTCAAACTGATCTGGAGCACTATAAAGGGACTTCTTGACCCCAAAACATCATCAAAAATTCAT GTTCTAGGAGCAAAATACCAGAGCAGGCTTCTTGAAGCTATTGACGCAAG CCAATTACCAGAGTTTTTTGGTGGTTTGTGCACATGCTCTAACCAAGGAGGATGTCTGAGGTCCAACAAAGGCCCTTGGAGTGACCCTTTAATTATGAAG ATCGTACATAGCATGGAATCATCTGCATTAAGGGATATTGTGCAAGTATCTGATATAGAAGAAACAATTACAGGCTCTGTAAGATTGCGTGCGCTCAAG TTACCAGAAAGAATTAGTGATACATCAAATGCTGAATCAGGTTCAGATGTTGATGATCTTGGATCCCCTGTAGCCCCAGAAGATGTTGAATATCATAGTTTGGCTCCAGTCCGTGAGGAA GCCAGGGAATCAGGATCAACGACATACGGCTGTTCAGACGATCGACCTCTTTCAGTGGATAAAGCTGTCGAGTCCAATAAAAGATCTAACGTTGCTGGAAATGTATTAAGGCAGTACAACACACGGCAAAATTCATCGATGAATAGAGTTTCGCCTGAGCCAG GTCGCGCCCCAAATGTCCGTGAAGGCGATGCAGATGATGggattttgaaattattttcaagaAAAGTTCTTGCTGTAATTCTCAAAGTACTCTCTCTTTTGCGCTTGTTCACTCGCCATCAGCGACAGTTGGAAAATGTTCATCCACATACTGCAGCTGTACCCAGTAATCAACCAAATCTTCAGATAGTTAAGGAAGACCGAGTAAATCCTTGTCTGGAGCGTCTTGAAAGACTTGAATCGATGTGTAATCAACTCAGCAGAAAGCCTCCTGAGATCCCACAGGATAAGGATCGTGCTATACAGGATTCTTTTGATAGGATAAAATCCATTGAATTTGACCTGGAGAAGACAAAGAAG GTATTGCATGCAACAGTGATCAAACAAATGCAGATGGCTGAAACATTGGAGTCCGTGACAGAGTCTGGTCATAGA agaAGGAAATTTTGTACGTAA
- the LOC123138063 gene encoding GPI-anchored protein LLG1, translating to MAAGRGLPLLLVIAALLVGLASASPFISDGVFQASAGSTTGRTLLQAKRDCPVNFEFQNYTVITSRCKGPKYPPKDCCDSFKEFACPFNNYINDESNDCASTMFSYINLYGKYPPGLFAHECREGKLGLSCEGVPQKDVVKSGVQRARSSSLALITLMCGLVALFFQ from the exons ATGGCCGCCGGCCGTGGGCTcccgctcctcctcgtcatcgccgcCCTCCTGGTCGGGCTCGCCTCCGCTTCCCCCTTCATCTCCG ACGGCGTGTTCCAGGCGAGCGCCGGATCTACCACGGGGAGGACCTTGCTGCAGGCCAAGAGGG ATTGTCCTGTGAACTTCGAGTTCCAAAACTACACCGTCATCACAAGCAGGTGCAAAGGGCCGAAATATCCTCCTAAAGACTGCTGTGATTCTTTCAAGGAATTTGCATGCCCGTTTAATAACTACATCAATGATGAAAGCAATGACTGTGCATCCACAATGTTCAGCTACATCAACCTCTATGGCAAGTACCCACCAGGCCTGTTTGCCCACGAGTGCCGAGAAGGCAAGTTAGGTCTTTCTTGCGAAGGTGTCCCCCAGAAAGACGTTGTTAAAAGTGGTGTCCAAAGGGCTCGAAGCAGCTCGCTTGCTTTGATTACTCTCATGTGTGGACTAGTAGCATTGTTCTTCCAGTAG
- the LOC123138062 gene encoding phosphatidylinositol/phosphatidylcholine transfer protein SFH6 isoform X1: MSESNIDGIEISVSNDERRDRADAENSEDEPKHRRMRSLRKKALHASTKLTHSLKKRGKRKVDCRVPRIPIEDVRDAGEEQAVSSFREVLFARNLLPERHDDYHMMLRFLKARKFDVEKAAQMWDEMLQWRNEFGTDTILEDFEFHELEEVLQYYPQGYHGVDKDGRPVYIELLGKVEPNKLVQTTTVERYIKYHVQEFERAFREKFPACSISAQKHIDTTTTILDVHGVGWKNFGKIARDLVRCMQKIDGDYYPETLHQMFIVNAGAGFKLIWSTIKGLLDPKTSSKIHVLGAKYQSRLLEAIDASQLPEFFGGLCTCSNQGGCLRSNKGPWSDPLIMKIVHSMESSALRDIVQVSDIEETITGSVRLRALKLPERISDTSNAESGSDVDDLGSPVAPEDVEYHSLAPVREEARESGSTTYGCSDDRPLSVDKAVESNKRSNVAGNVLRQYNTRQNSSMNRVSPEPAGRAPNVREGDADDGILKLFSRKVLAVILKVLSLLRLFTRHQRQLENVHPHTAAVPSNQPNLQIVKEDRVNPCLERLERLESMCNQLSRKPPEIPQDKDRAIQDSFDRIKSIEFDLEKTKKVLHATVIKQMQMAETLESVTESGHRRRKFCT, encoded by the exons ATGTCAG AGAGCAATATCGACGGCATAGAGATATCTGTCAGTAATGACGAGAGGAGGGACAGAGCCGATGCCGAGAACTCAGAGGACGAGCCAAAGCACAGGAGGATGCGGTCGCTGAGGAAGAAGGCGCTGCACGCTTCAACCAAGCTGACACATTCGctgaagaagagggggaagaggaAAGTCGACTGCAGAGTGCCGAGAATACCGATAGAGGATGTCAGGGATGCGGGTGAAGAGCAGGCGGTCAGTTCGTTCCGTGAGGTTTTGTTTGCCAGGAACCTTTTGCCTGAAAGGCATGATGATTACCATATGATGCTTAG ATTTTTGAAAGCTAGAAAGTTTGATGTCGAAAAGGCAGCACAAATGTGGGATGAGATGCTCCAGTGGAGGAATGAATTTGGGACAGACACAATTTTGGAA GATTTTGAATTTCATGAGCTAGAGGAGGTACTGCAATATTATCCCCAGGGTTATCATGGGGTTGACAAGGATGGAAGGCCTGTCTATATCGAGTTGCTTGGAAAAGTTGAACCCAATAAACTTGTGCAAACCACAACAGTGGAACGATATATCAAGTACCATGTGCAAGAGTTTGAGAGAGCATTCCGTGAGAAGTTTCCTGCCTGCTCAATTTCTGCTCAAAAGCATATAGATACAACAACCACAATATTGGATGTCCATGGCGTG GGCTGGAAGAACTTTGGTAAGATTGCAAGGGATTTAGTGCGCTGTATGCAGAAAATAGATGGTGACTATTATCCCGAG ACACTACATCAAATGTTCATTGTAAATGCTGGAGCTGGTTTCAAACTGATCTGGAGCACTATAAAGGGACTTCTTGACCCCAAAACATCATCAAAAATTCAT GTTCTAGGAGCAAAATACCAGAGCAGGCTTCTTGAAGCTATTGACGCAAG CCAATTACCAGAGTTTTTTGGTGGTTTGTGCACATGCTCTAACCAAGGAGGATGTCTGAGGTCCAACAAAGGCCCTTGGAGTGACCCTTTAATTATGAAG ATCGTACATAGCATGGAATCATCTGCATTAAGGGATATTGTGCAAGTATCTGATATAGAAGAAACAATTACAGGCTCTGTAAGATTGCGTGCGCTCAAG TTACCAGAAAGAATTAGTGATACATCAAATGCTGAATCAGGTTCAGATGTTGATGATCTTGGATCCCCTGTAGCCCCAGAAGATGTTGAATATCATAGTTTGGCTCCAGTCCGTGAGGAA GCCAGGGAATCAGGATCAACGACATACGGCTGTTCAGACGATCGACCTCTTTCAGTGGATAAAGCTGTCGAGTCCAATAAAAGATCTAACGTTGCTGGAAATGTATTAAGGCAGTACAACACACGGCAAAATTCATCGATGAATAGAGTTTCGCCTGAGCCAG CAGGTCGCGCCCCAAATGTCCGTGAAGGCGATGCAGATGATGggattttgaaattattttcaagaAAAGTTCTTGCTGTAATTCTCAAAGTACTCTCTCTTTTGCGCTTGTTCACTCGCCATCAGCGACAGTTGGAAAATGTTCATCCACATACTGCAGCTGTACCCAGTAATCAACCAAATCTTCAGATAGTTAAGGAAGACCGAGTAAATCCTTGTCTGGAGCGTCTTGAAAGACTTGAATCGATGTGTAATCAACTCAGCAGAAAGCCTCCTGAGATCCCACAGGATAAGGATCGTGCTATACAGGATTCTTTTGATAGGATAAAATCCATTGAATTTGACCTGGAGAAGACAAAGAAG GTATTGCATGCAACAGTGATCAAACAAATGCAGATGGCTGAAACATTGGAGTCCGTGACAGAGTCTGGTCATAGA agaAGGAAATTTTGTACGTAA
- the LOC123138062 gene encoding phosphatidylinositol/phosphatidylcholine transfer protein SFH8 isoform X3, protein MSESNIDGIEISVSNDERRDRADAENSEDEPKHRRMRSLRKKALHASTKLTHSLKKRGKRKVDCRVPRIPIEDVRDAGEEQAVSSFREVLFARNLLPERHDDYHMMLRFLKARKFDVEKAAQMWDEMLQWRNEFGTDTILEDFEFHELEEVLQYYPQGYHGVDKDGRPVYIELLGKVEPNKLVQTTTVERYIKYHVQEFERAFREKFPACSISAQKHIDTTTTILDVHGVGWKNFGKIARDLVRCMQKIDGDYYPETLHQMFIVNAGAGFKLIWSTIKGLLDPKTSSKIHVLGAKYQSRLLEAIDASQLPEFFGGLCTCSNQGGCLRSNKGPWSDPLIMKIVHSMESSALRDIVQVSDIEETITGSVRLRALKLPERISDTSNAESGSDVDDLGSPVAPEDVEYHSLAPVREEARESGSTTYGCSDDRPLSVDKAVESNKRSNVAGNVLRQYNTRQNSSMNRVSPEPVVSPWWLVSLMLKM, encoded by the exons ATGTCAG AGAGCAATATCGACGGCATAGAGATATCTGTCAGTAATGACGAGAGGAGGGACAGAGCCGATGCCGAGAACTCAGAGGACGAGCCAAAGCACAGGAGGATGCGGTCGCTGAGGAAGAAGGCGCTGCACGCTTCAACCAAGCTGACACATTCGctgaagaagagggggaagaggaAAGTCGACTGCAGAGTGCCGAGAATACCGATAGAGGATGTCAGGGATGCGGGTGAAGAGCAGGCGGTCAGTTCGTTCCGTGAGGTTTTGTTTGCCAGGAACCTTTTGCCTGAAAGGCATGATGATTACCATATGATGCTTAG ATTTTTGAAAGCTAGAAAGTTTGATGTCGAAAAGGCAGCACAAATGTGGGATGAGATGCTCCAGTGGAGGAATGAATTTGGGACAGACACAATTTTGGAA GATTTTGAATTTCATGAGCTAGAGGAGGTACTGCAATATTATCCCCAGGGTTATCATGGGGTTGACAAGGATGGAAGGCCTGTCTATATCGAGTTGCTTGGAAAAGTTGAACCCAATAAACTTGTGCAAACCACAACAGTGGAACGATATATCAAGTACCATGTGCAAGAGTTTGAGAGAGCATTCCGTGAGAAGTTTCCTGCCTGCTCAATTTCTGCTCAAAAGCATATAGATACAACAACCACAATATTGGATGTCCATGGCGTG GGCTGGAAGAACTTTGGTAAGATTGCAAGGGATTTAGTGCGCTGTATGCAGAAAATAGATGGTGACTATTATCCCGAG ACACTACATCAAATGTTCATTGTAAATGCTGGAGCTGGTTTCAAACTGATCTGGAGCACTATAAAGGGACTTCTTGACCCCAAAACATCATCAAAAATTCAT GTTCTAGGAGCAAAATACCAGAGCAGGCTTCTTGAAGCTATTGACGCAAG CCAATTACCAGAGTTTTTTGGTGGTTTGTGCACATGCTCTAACCAAGGAGGATGTCTGAGGTCCAACAAAGGCCCTTGGAGTGACCCTTTAATTATGAAG ATCGTACATAGCATGGAATCATCTGCATTAAGGGATATTGTGCAAGTATCTGATATAGAAGAAACAATTACAGGCTCTGTAAGATTGCGTGCGCTCAAG TTACCAGAAAGAATTAGTGATACATCAAATGCTGAATCAGGTTCAGATGTTGATGATCTTGGATCCCCTGTAGCCCCAGAAGATGTTGAATATCATAGTTTGGCTCCAGTCCGTGAGGAA GCCAGGGAATCAGGATCAACGACATACGGCTGTTCAGACGATCGACCTCTTTCAGTGGATAAAGCTGTCGAGTCCAATAAAAGATCTAACGTTGCTGGAAATGTATTAAGGCAGTACAACACACGGCAAAATTCATCGATGAATAGAGTTTCGCCTGAGCCAG TTGTCTCACCATGGTGGCTAGTCTCTCTGATGCTTAAAATGTGA